Proteins encoded within one genomic window of Cyprinus carpio isolate SPL01 chromosome A15, ASM1834038v1, whole genome shotgun sequence:
- the LOC109058873 gene encoding centrosomal protein of 57 kDa-like has translation DAELCVCAAILSALKNLQEKIRHLELERCDAQQKLQTVSRESTHSDHRHTHHDLLSQLTAAEAQCSRLERHLEHMRKTVRNTESDRTAVLRRQVSLERLGSADRTDVQLKLQKLDQLEQEYHRLTETQGTTERKIRQLERKLQEEEHQRKLVQDKAAQLQTGLEANRLLIQSVSPRPHKSSRIKQKKLSTEKHWSQPQQHYRLSLGDVPFVTGTSTGSSHSVRANVQHVLHLMTQHHPQLCNERVLGHAPSTNHSSSSSPSSSCGEELSELLLTLQDEFTHKILRLFLHITPINMNPFVKHLIQLIQKAQFHAHTQFLDQFWVSCPFSGVKDVCLCVSEQQELSERIQSCGSDRLRQDLEREMETLVKRMESKGEQIAKVRRHQAQMEKLRRRCGGQQSGGGRGGAQVNISSHVKVKERPGERSRDSLRLPNDNTDNM, from the exons GATGCAGAACTTTGTGTTTGTGCAGCCATTCTTTCCGCGCTGAAGAACCTGCAGGAGAAGATCCGTCATTTAGAGCTGGAGCGCTGTGACGCTCAGCAGAAGCTCCAGACGGTCTCCAGAGAATCCACACACTCcgaccacagacacacacaccacg ATCTCCTCTCTCAGCTGACTGCGGCCGAGGCTCAGTGCTCACGCTTGGAGAGACATTTGGAGCACATGAGGAAGACCGTGAGAAACACAGAATCAGACAGAACCGCTGTGCTGCGACGACAG GTGTCTCTGGAGCGTCTGGGCTCAGCGGATCGGACCGATGTTCAGCTGAAGCTGCAGAAGCTGGATCAGCTGGAGCAGGAGTATCACCGGCTGACGGAGACGCAGGGCACCACTGAGAGGAAGATCAGACAGCTGGAGAGGAAACTACAGGAAGAGGAACATCAGAGGAAACTGGTGCAGGACAAAGCAGCTCAG TTGCAGACGGGTCTAGAAGCCAATCGTCTGCTCATCCAGTCTGTGTCTCCACGTCCACATAAATCCAGCAGAATCAAACAGAAGAAACTCTCAACAGAG aaaCACTGGTCGCAGCCTCAGCAGCATTACAGACTCAGTCTGGGAGACGTGCCGTTTGTGACCGGGACg TCGACAGGCTCGAGTCACTCAGTGCGAGCAAACGTCCAGCACGTCCTTCATCTCATGACGCAGCATCATCCTCAGCTGTGTAACGAGCGAGTGCTGGGACACGCCCCCTCCACCAATCACAGCAGTAGctcctccccctcctcttccTGTGGAGAGGAGCTGTCAGAGCTGCTGCTGACGCTGCAGGACGAGTTTACACACAAGATCTTGAGACTCTTTCTCCACATCACACCCATCAAT ATGAATCCTTTTGTGAAGCACTTGATTCAGTTGATTCAGAAAGCTCAgtttcacgcacacacacagtttctcgATCAGTTTtgggtgagctgtccctttaGTGGAgtaaaagatgtgtgtttgtgtgtcagcgAGCAGCAGGAACTGTCCGAACGGATCCAGTCGTGTGGCTCGGATCGCTTGCGGCAGGATCTGGAGCGTGAGATGGAGACGCTGGTGAAGAGGATGGAGAGTAAAGGAGAACAGATCGCTAAAGTCCGGCGACATCAAGCTCAG ATGGAGAAGTTGAGGAGACGGTGTGGGGGTCAGCAGagcggaggaggaagaggaggagcacAGGTTAACATCTCGAGTCACGTGAAGGTCAAAGAGAGACCAGGTGAGCGCAGCCGAGACTCTCTGCGTCTGCCAAATGACAACACTGACAACATGTGA